Genomic DNA from Solanum dulcamara chromosome 4, daSolDulc1.2, whole genome shotgun sequence:
CTTTGCTTCCTCAAATTTCTCCTCTACACTCTAGGAGCTGCCACATTCTTCTCTTGCCCAAGCTCAGTATGCTATGCATTAGTCTCTTGATTGGCCTCCTTTTTATACTAGtattcattattttcaaatttcagGTATTCATTGCAATATTTTGGTCTCCAATCATACTCCACTGATTGATCCCTTGGTATTCATTGCAATATTTAGATGTGAAGCTATTTGTGTGTAGAGATCGATCCACTGCACTAACAATTTTACTTAACGCGTCTACTGACCAGTAGCTCACAGATAGCTCAGGAACTTTACCATAGAGGAATTAAGCTAAGTACCTCCTTATCTAGCTCAAAGTCTAGTTCCTATTACTTGAGAACCAATGATCTATTATTAATACAGTATGGTGCTTCAGTAAGTACCCTCTCCTTTTCTAGCTTATTCTAAAATTTATAGATAGAATACTTATCATCATGAAAAAGAACCTCGAGGCCTGACCTTCCACATTCTAGCTGAGTaattctatatttgattaatcGAAGGTGTGTCACCACCTAGTACATAACCAATTAGGGCAGATTCTCAAGTCTTCACATGATCCTTGTTATTACCTTCCTCTATTTGCACAGTCAAAATTCCACTCTTTAATGTTGGAGGAACATAGTTTAGTGACGTACCTTCACTGCGGTTTCTCCATTCTGGTCCATTGGTTGGAGTTGGATGAGTGGAGGCTTCAGCATCAGGAAAACATAGATGCTGAAATATTGGTTCTCTACTTTACTACTTGACAAATCTCAGTTGCACCTCATCTCAATTATAGCTTGAAATCTTGGGGGTAGATAGCTCCCAAACATGATAGAGTCCAATAGTCAGAGTGACGGATTCTTTGCTAGGAATCGTAGCTCTATGCTGTGCCATAACTAATTTCGATCATAATTGCTTCCTTGTGTGCCAAAATTCAGCTAAGAGTGTCAAACATGCGCCCTTTGTTCACTTTtgattatttgatttattgtattaaaataatgtaaattgtataatttttttaaaaaaattgcttGCCTATAAAAATATCCTCCATTTTACGATAACAATAAATTCGTGTATCTTAATTTTATCTTAAGAAGATAAATCGGCTATTTTTGACATACCTAACTTATTTAGTTTGAAAAAAGGTTGGAGGACCACAGTACCAAATTAACATTGAGAAAACTACCCAAGTAGATTCGTGAGTGTACAAATTAGGTACCTACCGACAGTAGAGCTAGAAAACCCCTTTTTGGTATTGGCCATACCCATTCTTGATTTCCCTTTTCATTTCATGTGGGTGTCTGTCATCCATTTTCTTTTCTCAGCTCACTTCAAGATTCCTCGTCTTCTGATTCCAGGTggattctttctttcttttttaacttAATGTGTCAAATATTGTACTATTTTGCTGTGTGATTGGATCTGTTTTTACCAGTTTTTAGGTTAGAGAATTGATTGTTAACTACCCAGAATGTttcctgatttttttttttacttttgagAAGATAAATTGTGAGGAAATGAAGTAAATTATGTTTGAATTGAGATCCGTGGAGTAACTTTTGGTGGGTTTAAGTTCCACTATGCTAGGATCTTGTTCTGGAATATTGCCTCAAATAGAGGTTTCTAATTTTATCTTGTTGGTAGTTTCTTTTGATTTTATCATACTTTAGGTTTGCTATCTTATATCATGGCTTTCTATTGGTATAAGAGTATTAAGGTTAGATGGTCAACATTATGGTCAAAGTTGATTATCAAACATTTGGAGACTCTGTCAGTTTTCACTTCATGGAAAAAATCCTTTCTTTTTGATAAGCAATGTTtcattaccaaaaaaaaaaaagcacttATAGAGGGCAGCCCTGTAGGCTATGTGCAGGTTTCGGGGAAGGGTGCACTATGTTGGATCTATAGTACACAATCTTACTTTGCATTTCTGCGAGAGGTGGTTTCCACAACTTGAATtgtgacctcctggtcataCGGTGACAACTCTTACCTTGGTGCTAGAGACCACCCTTCATGACAGAGAAAGCTCTAACTAATGTCTAGAAATCTTCTGCACTTGTAGTCAGGAATGAGTGTCTTTGGGAGTTACTATCCCCCGTTTCAATTTGTTGTCTCGTTTTGGTggcacggagtttaagaaaataaagaaggtgATTTAAGTTATTGTTCATGGTTCTATGTAAATATATGGACACAGAAGTAGTTATTTCTGTCTGGTTggcacggagtttaagaaaataaagaaggtgATTTAAGTTATTGTTCATGGTTCTATGTAAATATATGGACACAGAAGTAATTATTTCTGTCTGGTTAACATTTTCCGCTCTCACTTGTTCTTTGTTTCTTTCTTGTCATTTCATTCAATGATGTCACTAGGTTAATTAAAGTCCGGCCTCTGCTTATGATTTGCTGGCAGGTTTTCGATTCTTGGTTTGTGGATATGGATTGTAGGACAGGTGAATCATTGGATGCTTTGCATTCAGCAGATATGAATTCTGACTTTGGTGATTTTGAATGCAATATCTGCTTTGAATTAGCTCAAGATCCTATAGTGACTCTTTGTGGACACCTTTATTGTTGGCCATGCCTTTACGAATGGTTACAGGTTCATTCACATTCCCACGAGTGTCCAATATGTAAGGCTCTCATAGAAGAGCACAAGTTGGTTCCAATATATGGACGAGGCAAAGCAAGTTCTGACCCAAGATCTCGGTTAAGACCAGGAATCAATATTCCTAAACGTCCAGTGGGTCAGAGACCTCAATCCGCTCCAGCTGTAGATATGGACTATCTCCGACATGATGAATTCGATTCCATAGGGGGGCTCATGCCTATGCCCATACCGAGTGCAGGGTTTGGAAACTCAACGTTATCTGCTCTTGTTGGAGCTATTCCAGCTTTGTTTAGTCTTAATGTACATGGATTTCATGATGCCACTGTTTATGGGGCGACTACTGGAGTTCCATACCTCTTTTCTGGTTCATTTCACGGGGGTTATGCTCATGGTTTCCATCACCCAAACCACCTAGATGGGACAAAGTTCTTTATGAAGGTGCTTTTCTTGATCGTCGGTTTCCTCTTAATTATTTCcttaatttcataaatataCTAGTGTATATCCTATAGTGTGCTAGACCTACATGTGTGTAGTAAACCAGTGCAACTATCTTGCATGTCGTCGTTAGGAGTTAGGATTatgtatttactgttattaATTAGCACTAGAATCTGCACCAAGTTTTTAATTCTCTCCAATAAAAAGATGGTGGGAGCTTCTCCTTCAAATTGTTGTATAACTAATTAACACAAAAGGGTGATGGTTAAGTGAATTCTTGATTCACATCCATGGTAATTTCTCTCCTGTCCATTTGTATAAACCCGTACAGTTGTGTATGAAGTTTTTGGTGGGTAATATGTTTGGGCTTGAATTTTTCAAAGTAGGAAAATTACGCTAATAAGCAAACATATAATGAGAAAAACCCCAAAATCATACACT
This window encodes:
- the LOC129885472 gene encoding uncharacterized protein LOC129885472, with amino-acid sequence MDCRTGESLDALHSADMNSDFGDFECNICFELAQDPIVTLCGHLYCWPCLYEWLQVHSHSHECPICKALIEEHKLVPIYGRGKASSDPRSRLRPGINIPKRPVGQRPQSAPAVDMDYLRHDEFDSIGGLMPMPIPSAGFGNSTLSALVGAIPALFSLNVHGFHDATVYGATTGVPYLFSGSFHGGYAHGFHHPNHLDGTKFFMKVLFLIVGFLLIISLIS